The genomic window cttttttaatggcatacgaGTAAAAGACTCTTGATAGAGCTGGCTGGCCTGGCATGCAGCGGCGCAGGCCAAACTGTTTGGCCCCGGTCCTCCTAGCCCATGCCGCGTCTCGTCTGCGCGTCGGGTCGCTTTCGGTAGAACTTAGCCAAACAGTGGCGTGGCGTGGGAGCGAGCACTGCCATAGTTTTACCCTATTGGATCATGTGAATGCGATTCGCCTTCTCCAACGGTACAACCTGACATATAATCACGATCGTGTTGTCGTTACTCTTTTTTTGCCGTTAATTCTTCGAATCCAGGCGCGGGGCCATGTGAGATAACCTTTGTTTAATCCAGTCAATTCATTCATCGTCCACTCTGCAATATCCGGTTAATTCATGCATCTCCCACTCCGCCACCCCGGCCTGCTCCTTTTGCTACAGCTCCTGTCGCTGCTCCCGTGCGCCCGCGCCCGTTGCTCCGCGCGtcggccctgctgctcctgccaTTGTTCCTGCTACGCCGCCTACTCCACCCGACAACGCCAACAGGTGCCGCCAGCGCAAGGAGAAGCGTTGGGTCTCGGTGCGGAAGCCCTCTGGCCTCGTCTTCTGCTACTAAAGATAGCAATGTGGACCTGAGACCCGACGGGTATTTACTCCATTATGGTCTGAATCTGGACTTAATACATCACCCACGAGTCTAGTTGGGGGAAAACTTTCACCCATCGAGTACGCGGACGCTAGAACGTTCCTGTAGTTCCCATACCCGTTACCCATGGGTAAAAAATACTCGAGGTCCAAATACATAACGTTCCAATAATAGCTAGTGCTAGTGAAGTACTACTATTTACTACCTCCTAATGTGATGTATCGATTATGGAATTACGGTGTTACGTGACCGGTGGTGGCATTAGAGAATATTATGCTATTATTTAGTCTAAATTATGTGTATGTGACCGGTGGTTATTGCATTGCTTCTGATTTATGTGCGCTCAAATGATTTGTAGGCGGGTATGGGGGACCCGCCAGATCTAATTTACCCAGGTGGGTACGGGTATGAGGAAATTTCCCACACATAGTCGGGTATGGAGATTTTGGTGGGATTAGATTGTTTTGGTAAGATGGGTATGGGGTGACAATACCTCTTGAGATGTACCCATTGCCATCTCTACCTGCTACGGCCGCAGTGTCCTGGTGCAGATGTTGGAGGAGGCCGCACCGAAATataatgcatgttgcaagtgtacatTTGAagtatttcaaatgttttagatgtatgtttcaagtgtttcacgcggatgttgcaaaagtcaATCGGGATGttccatatgttgcaatggttgttcACGTATGTTGTAATCGtctgttctcaatgtttcatttgttttttcagacgtatgttgcaagcgtgtttatctggatgttgcatatgtttcacacatatgttgcaagtgttttatctggatgttgcgtatgtgttgcaatggttttcaattgTTTTTGTAAATGTTTTAGATGCATGTTttgaatgtttcatctgttttttttatgttacaagtgttgcatctggatgtttcagaAGTAGATCCGGTGTTGCACGTTAGATACGCGTGGGAAGCAGGAGGGGGCGCGAGCGCCGTGCGGGCAACGTTGGGGCGACGTGGGCCCCGTGTGGGCGCAGGTGATGTAGGAGCGGTCGAGCAACGTCTAGGTGCCATGGGCCCACGCGTGGACACGCGAAACGAAGGTGAAACCGACTGCAGCAGCGGGCGTCCAGTCGTCCGGGCGCTAGAAGtgcttttttatatataaaaagatGCAGTACTCTCCTTTTttttaggaaaaagtctactccaccccctcaactatgggggttggtctacataaccccctcaactatgaaacggtctgatttaccccctgaactttccaaaaccgtctattctaCCCCCAGGCGGTTTTTGACGGCGGGTTCGCTACAGTAACAAGGGCTTTGCTACAGTAAGTCAGGTTGCTACAGTGCAGGGGTTTTGTCTTTTCCTTATttccgctgaatctttgaaaaatcatagtaaatcacagaaaaatcataaaatggaaaatctaattttgttggactccacatgagtagatctacacagtgaacatataatacggtatgttttagtacaatttttttttgtagctttagattaattggaaaattcaattttgtctgtaattaattagaatttatctataactaagttatacatagtccaatgagtatgaaatttttactatagttcaagcatataataattagcgtaccataaaaatttcaccataattggaccatagaagctgcagctatgaattattccaattaattacggacaaaattagatttttcaattaatctaaggctacagtaaaaattttgtactaaagcataccgtattatatattcactatgtagatctactcatgtggagtccaacaaaattagattttttattttatgatttttctatgatttactgtgatttttcaaagattcaccaaaaataaaaaaaggaaatttaAACCCAccattactgtagcaaacccaccgttactgtagcaaaaccgctgtTAAAAACCGCCCggagggtaaaatagacggttttggaaagttcagggggtaaaacagacggttttggaaagttcagggggtaaaacagacggtttcatagttgaaggggtaaagtagaccaagtatgaaaggttggggggttaagtagactttttccttttttttttatgGGATGGGAAGAATATTATGTTTCTGGCATTTGAGGTCAAGTACTATCATTGGATCCGTCAGGGCCCAACGCTGTTTCTGCTGGTCCTCGAGATAACCCCTACCCAAAGATGGCACAGTTCCGAAGCGCGTTGCACAGCTCCGGGCTGGCCCGATTTTACAGTAGGCAACTGCCTTCCAAGCGCAaatacacttttttttgaagtattACAGTGAATAATCCCCAGCCTTATAGTATAACCAAGACCACAGGACAGTTTACAACTTTACATCATCCAGCTCTACACCAACGCTCAAAGTTTAGGCCTCCTGGCCGAATTCCAAGCGCAGATACACTTTTTAACCCTCTGGATGAAAACGTAATTCTGGTATGCTTCAATTTCCATGGTACATTAGACAACCGATCAGGAAAggaaaaaaagtaaaaaaaactgTATACCTAAGACAGGTAAATGGATGGTAATTTTGCAACTGAACATCACAAGGCTTTTTATTCATGCCTCAATAAAAACCGGCACCTGAACAGTTGATGGTAAATAATGAACAACAAATTTTCTTTCAAGACTAACTAATACTTGAGATCCTGTTtggttcgctgaaaaaacaagtcgaaacattgttccgactgatttgttgcgatagaaaaacactgttccgactgaaaaaacaagctgaaaagtacggattataaaacAAGCGAACAAGACCTCAGCATGTAACAATCTGAGCTCTAATTCTATTCCCAATACTTTGACAGACTTGTTTGACGACCATTTGCCCATTTTTGTATCCACCAACTCAAGCTAGTGTTAACAAATCCTAACCAGCAGTTCGAAGGTATTCGTGGAAAAAacgaaaaatgaaaaaaataaaccTCCCATTCCCTGATGAATAAAGGTCAACAAGATCAATGCTGCTTCATGTTGACAACTGTTTTCCGCAATCTCTCCATCACAGACTGGACCTTATCTGACATCTTCTggtaagcgcgtgtttagttggctgAATTTtagaatttgggctactgtagcactttcgtttttttatttggcaattagtgttcaatcatggactaattaggctcaaaacgttcgtctcgcaatttccaactaaactatgcaattagttttttttcgtctacatttaatgcttcatgcacgtatcgcaagattcgatgtgataggtactgtagcactttgtaggaaaacttttcgcgaactaaacaagggctaaagcCATCTCTGCGCGGCCTCGTCCAGTCCATCAGGTGTAATGGTTGGCCATCCCTTCCGTTCAGAGGATGAATCATGGGGTACCATTGATGCCTCTTGCTTCAAGCTTGGCATGTCAAACTCTATTGGCTCTCCAACAATGACATCTATCTTCTTACTGCAGAGTGGCACTGGCGGCCGCCGTCCAAAGAACGATTTTTCTGGCATGACCTGGAAGTAAATGGCATCATGCTAAGAATATATTCATATTTCGGAAAGAATGTTCTATACCACATACTACGATGTCTTCATTATAAGATGCAAAGCATTCTTTCGTGTACCTTTTCAAAACCAGAGTGAACAATTGGCAAAACTATTGGAGTTATAGGTGCTCGGACAATAAGACTGGCAGTTCCCCACTTCAATCTTctaattggatgatcatcttGGGCTATTTTTCCTTCAGGGAATGTATGCAGCTGTTTGAATATGTTATGATAAACTTTGGAATTAAATAGAGGCCAGAATCCATAGGCAGGGATATGGCATCTGTTGATGACAGAAAGATCAGTATGTAATTGTAAAAAATTTCTCATACCCAACCTCCATTTTTAAGCACATCAAGGGCTTCATTCATGTGTTCTTGATAGATCCCACCCCCTCTTGTGATTGGTATGCATTTCCCTGTGCGCACAATTATGTGTCACCTTAAAAGTGAAAAATAAGAATAACTGAAGAATGTGAAGGGAAAAGAGTAAGCACTGGACATTTAAATAGCAATTAAACAAAAGATGATGAGGCACTAGATTTGATAGTATTGTTTCTTGTACTACTACCACAGCACATAGCTTAGCAAGCATCGGCTAATCTTATCTGATACACAATACTGCAGACGAGCGTATTATGGCAAATGCAGAACACAAACTATGCCAACTCTCAGCAATTCACAAGTCTTGGTGAGTGAATTGAGTGCCATGAAACTGAATTTCTAAAGATTTCATAAGAGGAACAGACAGATGTTCGCTGGATTAAATAGGATTGTGCTAGACGTTTTACTGTTTTGCATGCTTCACTGGATACACCTTAAAATGCCTTACTCCTCTATAAAAAGGCAACAATCCATATCTTCATATGCGATGTTACCTCAGTAACTAGATCGTGTTACATCATCTCAGATTTTTTAGAAGTAGCACCAACATCACTGCCTACAAGTTCCATTTTCACCCACAAAACCCGCATAAGTTCATCATATACAGGTGTCAGTTTATACATACCCAAACCTACAtaaggctgcgtttagttcgcgaaataaaaatttttagatgtcacatcggatgtttcggggatgtcggaagaggtttttgatactaataaaaaaaactaattacatagctcgtctggaaacagtgagacgaatttattaagcctaattaatccatcattagtgcatgttagttactgtagcacttatggctaatcatggactaattagtcttaaaacattcgtctcgcgatttccaaccaaactgtgcaattagtttttttcgtctatatttaatattccatacatatgccgcaagattcgatgtgatagtttggggtgaaaatttttgggaactaaaccaggcctaagtaCTGTCTctaaaaagttcaactttcaccCACAAAACCCACATGAGCAGATCATATATAGGTGGTAATTTTATACATACCAAAACTGCAACCCATCGTGATTTAGCACGCAGAGCATCACTAGAACTCAGAAAACTAATACAGGAACGGAACGGAGATAACAAATAGGAATATTAAGGCTCACCAAGTCGAAACATGTAAGACTGTCTCCAGCAGGCAACGCATCACGCGACCTCTACCTAAAATGCCTCTTTCACATGAAAGAAACGGCCTCCAACGGAGCAGGCAAAGGGAAGACCCAGTTGGGGTCAGAGGTGAGAGGAAACTAAAAAATACGTATGTCTCTCTCCTCGACCCAAATCGACGCCAGGAGGAGAAGCTCGTTGAACGCGGCTCTTGCTATGAGGAGGATCACCGGCAAGAAGCACGCGCGGACCACCTCGCGATGGCGAGATCTGTCGGTGCACGGCTCGATCCGGCAAGAAACACGGGACTGCTGGAGCGGTGCAGAACCAGaacggagggagagagagattgaCGCACAGCAAGGAAGGAAACGGGCACGAGCTCAAAGCGCCGGTCTGCTCTGGTCTTCACGGTGGCCTGATTGGCGCACTAGACCGGCACGGCAACCACGGCTGCTTCGAGCACGCGAGCGCCCCTGCAGGAAGAGCAGCAAACACAGCTCGCACAAACAGGAACGCGACGAACACGCAAGAAAAGGTGCGGCCTAGAGATCGACGAAAACCGAGCCAAATCAAAGCGATTCTCTCCCAAAATTTGCACATATCTAATTCACCACGCTACGAACCTAATCCCCAAACTTTAGGAAATCCAGATCGTAGCTAAGCACGAAAATGGGGAAAAAACTACAGAACACAGAGAACAAAAATCACACCAAAATATGAGCTTGAGCTCGCCTTCTCTTTCTTGCTCGCCTTtccctttttctctctctcttgctcgCGGCTCCATCAGGCAGAGGCGAGCGCGGCGCTCGGCCTCGGCGGAGCTGCAGAgcagggcgacggcggcggtgtgGAGCAGAGCAGAGATGGGGAGAGCGAGGAGAATGGAGGTGGAGCAGAGATGGGCGGAGCTGCAGAGCAGGGCGGCGGCAGCGCATGCGGGGACCCTTTGGTTGGCTGTTGGAGAAGGGAGATTTGGGTGGGCTTCTTTTCACTGTGCCGGACTGGATTGTTGGAGACAGTGACATGACTACGGGCGTGTTTGGGAGAGCTTTTCTGAGTCTCGCTTATAAGCTGAGTAGGCTTATCTGATAAGTCACGATCTGGAGAATCTGCTATCTGAATAAACTGGGCGTTTGGCTTTCCTGATTATTTCTGGATGATTATCTGTTCTAGATGTAAATTGACCTATctacccccccacacacacagaGACCTTGCTGGctccctcgtcctcttcctcttcctcctcctgctccttgcCTTCCAGCACGGCGTGGGCAGGCGGCAACCATCATCTTCCCCCCGGCAAGGAACCGGCGGTGCTTCAAGGGGTGGTGCCGGCCGAGGGGGAGGAGAGGGCCGCCGGCGCCCTTCCTTCAGATCcggcggaggggaggggaggggaggcgagGCGAGCCAGAGAAGAGGAGGTGAGGACCGTCGCCGGAGTCGAATCCGCCGCTCCCGTGCCGGATCTGCCGCGCCGGAGTCGGATCCGCCGCTCCCGTGCTGGATCCGCTGCACCAGAGCCGGATCTGCCGGAGGAGGGGGACGGGCCCCGCGCGCCACTGCCGGAGGAGGGGGACGGGCCCCGTGCGCTGCCGGAGAAGGGGGACGGGCCCCGCGCGCCCGCCAGGAGACCCGCCTCGGTCGCGGTCGCCGGGGTGCCGCGTGCCCGCCTCGGTCCCGCCGGGGTGCCGCGTGCCCGCCTCGATCCGCCGCTCCCGTGCTGGATCCGCTGCACCGGAGCCGGATCTGCCGGAGGAGGGGGACGGGCCCCGCGCGCCACTGCCGGAGGAGGGGGACGGGCCCCGTGCGCTGCCGGAGGAGGGGGACGGGCCCCGCGCGCCCGCCAGGAGACCCGCCTCGGTCGCGGTCGCCGGGGTGCCGCGTGCCCGCCTCGGTCCCGCCGGGGGCGCATGCTGGGGAGAGGAGGGAGGGCCTCGGGTCTGAGGGGCAGGGAGAGGAAAATCCTGCGCGATTTGGAAAAGCGGGGTGGAGCTCGCGATTTGGGAAGCGTTGCGGGCGACGGTCAGTCGCGGAAGCGCGTTCGCTGACAGGCTCGTAACGCAAGGCGTTTGTGCGGGCTTTTTGGCTTATCTTGCTCAGAAGCTGAGCGAACGCTCTCCCAAACACGCCCTACATTCTTGAAGCATATATCTTCTGCTGTCAGCACCCACCTTCCAAGCTTTGCATCCGAAGTTGGAAAACCCTTGAACCCCCACATAAGCGGGTCATCTAACCTGGTACAAAAGGTATAAACATAAGGTCAGTGTTACAGAAATTCCGACAAACAAAAATTATAGAAAACAATGTGGGGCCAGCAAATTGACAACCACGAGCACTGATCCATGACACGTGTACAACACGACAACACGGTGGCACCACACTTGTGAATATGATTAATTTGTCCTTTCATACACATTTTATGGCGAAAAGGAACGTATTGTAGTTTACTTAAATATACACAACCAATGTACAATGATTCATGGTGATGTTGTAGAAATAAGGAATCATGCAGCAAGCAATCACTTTTTAAGAAAAGAATAATATCAAATATCACAGCTACAGCTAGACAAATGTAATTTCAAGCTTCCCCCATCCCTATACCACATCTAACCTAAGATTTGCGTGTAGAACCTCAGCACTGCTATATGTAGGAGACAGCAGGTGCTTCAAGGGCCAGGGCCAGGTCTCTACAAAAACAGAAGATCAATGATATCCATGGATGCTAATGCTTAATGGatttactcatttgcatgtgctcagtgtgtgtgtgtgtgtgtgtgtgtgtgtgtgtgtggtgtggggtggggggggggggggggggggggggtgggggggggggggggggggtggtgttGCGAAACTAGCCTGAGATCCACCGTAGACTGAAACCACAATCAACATACGCTCCAGGCACTCCACTGCCAGCTGATACTTGGAACCAATGCTGACGCAAAACTCATCAGGGAAGGCGCCGGAATTACGACAGATCGAGCATACCAAGCAACGCAACAGGTCAACAAACATCTGATCCCAGCTACAGTGTCtagtctgattttttttttcgcAATCAGGCCATTCActcgtttttcattaagaggaaaatAGTTATCGGTACAATCGTACGAGATCACGCAAGCGAGGAGCCTTCGTGACACAACGCACACCTTACCACCTAGCTACTGGATTATCGGGTATCAGTATAAGGGATACCTGGAAGAAGGAAGCTGATGGCCGCGAACGCTACCTCGCTCGGATAGTCAAGAGCGTATtttggtctcgcccgaccccgaaggtacgggctccgtcccgcccgaccctgagggtgtGGGCTCCATGTCGCCCaaccccgagggcgcgggctccgtgtcgcccgaccgcgagggcgcgggctccgtcatGACCGACCCCGAGGGTGCTGGCTCCATCAGGTCTGACCccgagggtgcgggctccgtctcgcccgaccccttgggcgaGGACTTCGCCTCACCAGACCCCTCAAAGGGggattccacctcgcccgacggggGTCCGTACCGCcttcaaccactacgggtctaaaagtacgaacccagggtcaaact from Miscanthus floridulus cultivar M001 chromosome 11, ASM1932011v1, whole genome shotgun sequence includes these protein-coding regions:
- the LOC136490685 gene encoding N-acylphosphatidylethanolamine synthase-like, giving the protein MEASAEAGAAATAARTLRWAGHEGNLGGVPHAMVFTVVGAFTKLYALLLNTTMVHNADVLLRLVSSRAPRTPLLTVSNHMSIYVPLLDDPLMWGFKGFPTSDAKLGRWVLTAEDICFKNVGRSYMFRLGKCIPITRGGGIYQEHMNEALDVLKNGGWLHTFPEGKIAQDDHPIRRLKWGTASLIVRAPITPIVLPIVHSGFEKVMPEKSFFGRRPPVPLCSKKIDVIVGEPIEFDMPSLKQEASMVPHDSSSERKGWPTITPDGLDEAAQRWLYQKMSDKVQSVMERLRKTVVNMKQH